The Xenopus laevis strain J_2021 chromosome 7S, Xenopus_laevis_v10.1, whole genome shotgun sequence genome includes a window with the following:
- the LOC108697719 gene encoding heat shock protein 30D-like has translation MFPLSLLQTSHSSLCPCSQPALTLWSATRLIFGQLEDDILSMRNDIERRMQCMNEACWLLSQDTEVRRITDQSRQPKAPETEGTSPNSGKYGKDHFELTLDVRDFSPHELTVKTQGRRVIVTGKHERNSDTENGSYFHEYREWKREADLPEGVNPEQVVCSLTKDGHLHIQAPRLALPPAPETPIPISMEPTPSDAQEIPPDAQNSNAEKEQQMD, from the coding sequence ATGTTTCCTCTCAGCCTCCTACAGACCTCACACTCCTCTCTGTGTCCCTGCAGCCAACCTGCACTCACACTCTGGTCAGCCACTCGCCTCATCTTTGGCCAGCTGGAAGATGACATTCTGAGCATGAGGAATGACATAGAGAGGAGAATGCAATGTATGAATGAGGCTTGTTGGCTCCTCTCTCAGGACACAGAGGTGAGAAGAATAACAGATCAGAGCCGACAGCCCAAAGCTCCAGAAACTGAGGGGACCTCTCCCAACTCAGGCAAATATGGGAAAGATCACTTTGAGCTGACGCTGGATGTGAGGGACTTTTCTCCTCATGAACTAACAGTGAAAACACAGGGAAGGAGAGTGATTGTGACAGGAAAACATGAGAGGAATAGTGATACTGAGAATGGAAGCTACTTCCATGAATACAGAGAGTGGAAGAGAGAAGCTGATCTGCCAGAAGGTGTGAATCCTGAGCAAGTTGTGTGCTCTTTAACCAAGGACGGGCACCTGCATATTCAGGCTCCTCGGCTGGCACTGCCACCTGCCCCAGAGACACCCATTCCTATCAGCATGGAACCGACACCCAGTGATGCACAGGAAATCCCACCCGATGCCCAGAACAGCAATGCAGAAAAAGAGCAACAAATGGACTGA
- the LOC108697720 gene encoding heat shock protein 30C-like has translation MFPLSLLQPSHSPLCPCSQPALTLWPATRLIFGQLEDDILSMRNDMERRMQSVNEAYRLLSQDMGMRRITDQSRQPKAPETEGTSPNSGKDGKDNFELTLDVRDFSPHELTVKTQGRRVIVTGKHERKSDTEDGSYFHEYREWKREAQLPEGVNPEQVVCSLSQDGHLYIQAPRLALPPAPETPIPISMEPTPSDAQEIPPDAQNSNAEGEQQID, from the coding sequence ATGTTTCCTCTCAGCCTCCTACAGCCCTCACACTCCCCTCTGTGTCCCTGCAGCCAACCTGCACTCACACTCTGGCCAGCCACTCGCCTCATCTTTGGCCAGCTGGAAGATGACATTCTGAGCATGAGGAATGACATGGAAAGGAGAATGCAGAGTGTGAATGAAGCTTATCGGCTCCTCTCTCAGGACATGGGGATGAGAAGAATAACAGACCAGAGCCGACAGCCCAAAGCCCCAGAAACTGAGGGGACCTCTCCCAACTCAGGCAAAGATGGGAAGGATAACTTTGAGCTGACGCTGGATGTGAGGGACTTTTCTCCTCATGAACTAACAGTGAAAACACAGGGAAGGAGAGTGATTGTGACAGGAAAACATGAGAGGAAAAGTGACACTGAGGATGGAAGCTACTTCCATGAATACAGAGAATGGAAAAGAGAAGCTCAACTACCAGAAGGTGTGAATCCTGAGCAAGTTGTGTGCTCCTTATCCCAGGACGGGCACCTGTATATTCAGGCTCCTCGGTTGGCACTTCCACCTGCCCCAGAGACACCCATTCCTATCAGCATGGAACCGACACCCAGTGATGCACAGGAAATCCCACCCGATGCCCAGAACAGCAATGCAGAAGGAGAGCAACAAATAGACTGA
- the LOC100101278 gene encoding heat shock protein 30D-like produces MFPLSLLQPSHSSLCPCSQPALTLWPATRLIFGQLEDDILSMRNDIERRMQRMNEACRLLSQDMEMRRITDQSRQPKAPETEGTSPNSGKDGKDHFELTLDVSDFSPHELTVKTQGRRVIVTGKHERKSDTKDGSYFHEYREWKREADLPEGVNPEQVVCSLTKDGHLHIQAPRLALPPAPETPIPISMEPTPSDAQEIPPDAQNSNAGEQQMD; encoded by the coding sequence ATGTTTCCTCTCAGCCTCCTACAGCCCTCACACTCCTCTCTGTGTCCCTGCAGCCAACCTGCACTCACACTCTGGCCAGCCACTCGCCTCATCTTTGGCCAGCTGGAAGATGACATTCTGAGCATGAGGAATGACATAGAGAGAAGAATGCAACGTATGAATGAGGCTTGTCGGCTCCTCTCTCAGGACATGGAGATGAGAAGAATAACAGATCAGAGCCGACAGCCCAAAGCCCCAGAAACTGAGGGGACCTCTCCCAACTCAGGCAAAGATGGGAAAGATCACTTTGAGCTGACGCTGGATGTGAGTGACTTTTCTCCTCATGAACTAACAGTGAAAACACAGGGAAGGAGAGTGATTGTGACAGGAAAACATGAGAGGAAAAGTGACACTAAAGATGGAAGCTACTTCCATGAATACAGAGAGTGGAAGAGAGAAGCTGATCTGCCAGAAGGTGTGAATCCTGAGCAAGTTGTGTGCTCTTTAACCAAGGACGGGCACCTGCATATTCAGGCTCCTCGGCTGGCACTGCCACCTGCCCCAGAGACACCCATTCCTATCAGCATGGAACCGACACCCAGTGATGCACAGGAAATCCCACCCGATGCCCAGAACAGCAATGCAGGAGAGCAACAAATGGACTGA
- the LOC108697721 gene encoding heat shock protein 30D-like, whose translation MFPLSLLQPSHSPLCPCSQPALTLWPATRLIFGQLEDDILSMRNDIERRMQCMNEACWLLSQDMEMRRITDQSRQSKAPETEGTSPNSGKDGKDHFELMLDVSDFSPHELMVKTQGRRVIVTGKHERKSDTEGGRYFHEYREWKREAELPEGVNPEQVVCSLSKDGHLYIQAPRLALPPAPETPIPISMEPTPSDAQEIPPDAQNSNAEKEQQMD comes from the coding sequence ATGTTTCCTCTCAGCCTCCTACAGCCCTCACACTCCCCTCTGTGTCCCTGCAGCCAACCTGCACTCACACTCTGGCCAGCCACTCGCCTCATCTTTGGCCAGCTGGAAGATGACATTCTGAGCATGAGGAATGACATAGAGAGGAGAATGCAATGTATGAATGAAGCTTGTTGGCTCCTCTCTCAGGACATGGAGATGAGAAGAATAACAGATCAGAGCCGACAGTCCAAAGCCCCAGAAACTGAGGGGACCTCTCCCAACTCAGGCAAAGATGGGAAAGATCACTTTGAGCTGATGCTGGATGTGAGTGACTTTTCTCCTCATGAACTAATGGTGAAAACACAGGGAAGGAGAGTGATTGTGACAGGAAAACATGAGAGGAAAAGTGACACCGAGGGTGGAAGGTACTTTCATGAATACAGGGAGTGGAAGAGAGAAGCTGAACTACCAGAAGGTGTGAATCCTGAGCAAGTTGTGTGCTCCTTATCCAAGGACGGGCACCTGTATATTCAGGCTCCTCGGTTGGCACTTCCACCTGCCCCAGAGACACCCATTCCTATCAGCATGGAACCGACACCCAGTGATGCACAGGAAATCCCACCTGATGCCCAGAACAGCAATGCAGAAAAAGAGCAACAAATGGACTGA